Proteins encoded in a region of the Streptomyces akebiae genome:
- a CDS encoding zeta toxin family protein, translated as MPAPVRHPPGPDTERCRASPTGRCRRRRAAGGGKTHIADLVQAVLDGRGAAVRVSRDLYKPAHRHYSGLLATDVRTGAALVRPDTVRWQAAVEAHVRDRRFDAVVESALADSDDFSASSLAYRAAGHRIEVATVATTEALSQLGTVGRFLTETANGQGRTAGPRSGCGMPACGLPAEAAGTRRLRLRDQSATATRPDRPEPIAGDPPFALLRPGRRMEVRETSPSHQSFLRSAGTRAFGGRVPP; from the coding sequence TTGCCGGCGCCTGTTCGTCATCCTCCCGGCCCTGACACAGAGCGCTGTCGCGCAAGCCCGACCGGTCGTTGTCGTCGTCGCCGGGCAGCCGGGGGCGGCAAGACCCACATCGCCGACCTCGTCCAGGCGGTCCTGGACGGTCGTGGCGCAGCGGTGCGGGTCAGCCGGGACCTGTACAAGCCCGCGCACCGGCACTACTCGGGTCTCCTGGCCACCGATGTCCGTACGGGCGCAGCCCTGGTCCGCCCCGATACCGTCCGCTGGCAGGCCGCCGTCGAAGCCCACGTCCGCGACCGGCGCTTCGACGCCGTGGTGGAGTCCGCGCTCGCCGACTCCGACGACTTCAGCGCCTCCTCCCTCGCCTACCGGGCCGCTGGTCACCGGATCGAGGTGGCGACAGTGGCCACCACCGAAGCTCTGAGCCAGCTCGGGACCGTGGGCCGCTTCCTCACCGAAACCGCCAACGGCCAAGGCCGGACGGCAGGGCCGCGTTCAGGGTGCGGTATGCCCGCCTGCGGCCTTCCCGCCGAGGCAGCAGGCACCCGAAGACTGCGACTTCGAGATCAGAGCGCTACGGCCACGCGGCCTGATCGTCCCGAACCAATAGCTGGTGATCCGCCGTTTGCCCTGCTGCGTCCAGGACGTCGGATGGAAGTTCGAGAAACATCGCCCAGTCACCAGTCGTTCCTAAGGAGTGCGGGGACCCGTGCGTTCGGCGGCCGCGTACCTCCCTGA
- a CDS encoding SigE family RNA polymerase sigma factor, producing the protein MKASSHDEFREFVAMRSTALLRLAVLLTGGDRHGAEDLLQIALMKVYGRWSSIEQPEAYVRQVMYRQQVNRWRLRGHRAETTVPVLPESGTDADAGVESELRIALWAALARLTKRQRAVVVLRYFEDLPEAEVAALLRCPVGTVRSTAHRSLAKLRALVPELGPAGPAGEQAQHLSFTPKGAQG; encoded by the coding sequence ATGAAAGCGTCGAGTCACGACGAGTTCCGGGAGTTCGTAGCGATGCGTTCCACCGCGCTGCTGCGGCTCGCGGTGCTGCTCACGGGTGGTGACCGGCATGGAGCCGAGGATCTGCTGCAGATCGCGTTGATGAAGGTCTACGGACGCTGGTCGAGCATCGAGCAGCCCGAGGCGTATGTGCGGCAGGTCATGTACCGCCAGCAGGTCAACCGCTGGCGGCTGCGCGGACACCGCGCGGAGACGACGGTGCCCGTACTGCCCGAATCGGGCACCGACGCCGACGCCGGGGTGGAGTCCGAGCTGCGGATCGCGCTGTGGGCGGCGCTCGCGCGACTGACGAAGCGCCAGCGGGCCGTGGTCGTCCTGCGCTACTTCGAGGACCTGCCGGAGGCCGAGGTCGCGGCGCTGCTGAGGTGCCCGGTCGGCACCGTGCGCAGCACGGCACACAGATCGCTCGCCAAACTCCGGGCCCTCGTACCGGAACTGGGGCCTGCCGGGCCCGCGGGCGAACAGGCACAGCACCTCAGCTTTACGCCGAAGGGGGCTCAGGGATGA
- a CDS encoding TIM barrel protein produces MYTLAACAEMVFLELPIDERARRIHDAGFQVEIWDWTRHDLAALARTPADFSSMTGYIRGSLTDEEGAAELLSTAEESLKAAEQLGCPRLNLHGTGLDGQGLPVVPVTGEVTGEMWIAAHRTLTRLAELGESAGVVFTLENLNTAVDHPGVPFATAADTLALVAAVDRPGLRMNLDLYHAQIGEGNLIELVRRAHALGLIGEIQVADVPGRREPGTGEINYPAVARALVGLGYEGTVAMEAWASGDSELALERFRSAFTV; encoded by the coding sequence ATGTACACACTGGCGGCCTGCGCCGAGATGGTCTTCCTGGAACTGCCGATCGACGAGCGGGCACGGCGCATCCACGACGCCGGTTTCCAGGTCGAGATCTGGGACTGGACCCGGCACGACCTTGCCGCTCTGGCCCGGACCCCGGCCGACTTCTCCTCCATGACCGGTTACATCCGCGGCAGTCTGACCGACGAGGAGGGTGCGGCCGAACTCCTGAGCACCGCCGAGGAGTCACTCAAGGCGGCCGAGCAACTGGGCTGCCCTCGCCTGAACCTGCACGGCACCGGACTGGATGGCCAGGGCCTGCCGGTGGTGCCGGTGACCGGTGAGGTCACCGGTGAGATGTGGATCGCCGCCCACCGCACGCTCACCCGCCTCGCCGAGCTGGGCGAGAGCGCCGGGGTCGTCTTCACCCTGGAGAACCTCAACACCGCCGTCGACCACCCCGGGGTGCCGTTCGCGACGGCCGCCGACACCCTGGCCCTGGTCGCGGCCGTGGACCGGCCCGGGCTGCGGATGAATCTGGACCTCTACCACGCCCAGATCGGCGAGGGGAATCTGATCGAGCTGGTCCGCAGGGCCCATGCCCTGGGCCTGATCGGCGAGATCCAGGTGGCCGACGTCCCCGGTCGCCGCGAACCCGGAACCGGGGAGATCAACTACCCCGCCGTCGCCCGCGCCCTGGTGGGCCTCGGCTACGAGGGCACGGTGGCGATGGAGGCGTGGGCCTCCGGCGACAGCGAGCTCGCTTTGGAGCGCTTCCGCTCCGCCTTCACCGTCTGA
- a CDS encoding ATP-binding protein: MTAATYQYVDLPDASVVTTRALLTARENISDTVAARAMMCIHGGAGFGKTLAVNICLRGLEPHEDVRKITFRARPTARAVRYELFTALDLAGEPPRHPSEFDRLLKTALAERPRTFLVDEAQWLNGEAFEYFRYLWDEPSTQLAIIFVGGEGCHTVLRREPMLSSRIFIWQHFTRLTPSEVLEAIPLFHPVWVDADPDDITFADQHAAHGNFRAWAQLTAHTRTALARTGRPRVDQELLRWAFSRLA, translated from the coding sequence GTGACCGCGGCCACCTACCAGTACGTCGACCTGCCCGATGCGTCCGTGGTCACCACCCGTGCCCTGCTCACCGCCCGGGAGAACATCTCCGACACCGTCGCCGCCCGCGCCATGATGTGCATCCACGGCGGCGCCGGCTTCGGCAAGACCCTCGCCGTCAACATCTGCCTGCGGGGACTCGAGCCTCACGAGGACGTCCGCAAGATCACTTTCCGGGCCCGTCCCACCGCCCGTGCGGTGCGCTACGAGCTGTTCACCGCGCTCGACCTGGCCGGTGAACCGCCGCGTCATCCCAGTGAGTTCGACCGCCTGCTGAAGACGGCCCTGGCTGAACGTCCCCGCACCTTCCTCGTGGACGAGGCCCAGTGGCTCAACGGGGAGGCATTCGAGTACTTCCGCTATCTGTGGGACGAACCCTCAACCCAGCTCGCGATCATCTTCGTCGGCGGGGAGGGCTGCCACACCGTGCTGCGCCGTGAACCGATGCTGTCCTCCCGCATCTTCATCTGGCAGCACTTCACCCGCCTCACCCCCAGCGAGGTCCTGGAGGCCATCCCGCTGTTTCATCCGGTCTGGGTCGACGCCGACCCCGATGACATCACGTTCGCCGACCAGCACGCCGCGCACGGCAATTTCCGCGCCTGGGCCCAGTTGACTGCCCACACCCGCACTGCCCTGGCCCGCACCGGCCGCCCCCGGGTGGATCAGGAGCTGCTGCGCTGGGCCTTCAGCCGCCTCGCCTGA
- a CDS encoding outer membrane protein assembly factor BamB family protein, with the protein MTTELVEQKVRETLHAVDLDRVRAPGDLVERVMRRRARRRFSQVAGTAAAVAAITVGAVFGFGGGGVSDQDRPARPAQSPEGWQPWRTDARGAVERGCLVDGSALYCAGSKYDAAKFDANTGELLWTVKVNGDGGFGADHPVAVRDGVFYGYRNHTAEKGQDGNYAPGTDLMAVDTDSGEVLWTVELASDNRDDQAVLLIDGAVLANAPKDRTLSAVDPRTGKVKWRHSWGKGIWCDRVVLSGVPYLLCSPETKKPGLTDVLRLDPTTGRTTKVTALPGRQQIVGTWGDRIVLTRMPERASVVFETEQQKAGTERLTVIDNSGGQTPLSYPVRGTPAAKALVGDRLISVSRAGQASSYSLTTGKTLWTVPVGIKVPDSEANWPDLAKPVVSPHRNVVYFFGPDGDLSGLDANTGERIWRGHVDAGKHGAMPQALLYGDVLIARSGSRMVSFLPSLGD; encoded by the coding sequence ATGACGACGGAACTGGTGGAGCAGAAGGTCCGGGAGACGCTGCACGCCGTCGACCTGGACCGCGTACGGGCGCCCGGCGACCTGGTCGAGAGGGTGATGCGGCGGCGCGCCCGGCGCCGCTTCTCGCAGGTGGCGGGGACGGCGGCGGCCGTGGCCGCGATCACCGTGGGGGCAGTGTTCGGTTTCGGGGGCGGCGGGGTGAGCGACCAGGACCGGCCGGCGCGGCCGGCGCAGTCGCCGGAGGGCTGGCAGCCGTGGCGGACCGACGCGCGGGGCGCCGTCGAGCGGGGCTGCCTGGTGGACGGCTCGGCGCTGTACTGCGCCGGGTCCAAGTACGACGCCGCGAAGTTCGACGCGAACACCGGCGAACTGCTGTGGACGGTCAAGGTCAACGGCGACGGCGGCTTCGGGGCCGACCATCCGGTCGCCGTGCGCGACGGCGTGTTCTACGGCTACCGCAACCACACCGCCGAGAAGGGGCAGGACGGGAACTACGCTCCCGGCACCGATCTGATGGCGGTGGACACCGACAGCGGCGAGGTGCTGTGGACGGTGGAGCTGGCGAGCGACAACCGCGACGACCAGGCCGTCCTGCTCATCGACGGCGCGGTCCTGGCCAACGCCCCGAAGGACCGGACGCTGTCGGCCGTCGATCCGCGGACCGGCAAGGTGAAGTGGCGCCACAGCTGGGGCAAGGGCATCTGGTGCGACCGGGTGGTGCTGAGCGGCGTCCCCTACCTGCTGTGCTCGCCGGAGACCAAGAAGCCCGGCCTGACCGACGTCCTCCGTCTCGACCCGACCACCGGACGGACCACCAAGGTCACGGCCCTGCCCGGCAGGCAGCAGATCGTCGGGACCTGGGGGGACCGGATCGTCCTGACCAGGATGCCGGAGCGGGCGAGCGTGGTCTTCGAGACGGAGCAGCAGAAAGCGGGGACCGAGAGGCTGACCGTCATCGACAACTCGGGCGGGCAGACCCCGCTGTCCTACCCGGTCCGGGGGACGCCTGCCGCCAAGGCCCTCGTCGGGGACCGTCTGATCTCCGTGTCCCGTGCGGGCCAGGCGTCCTCCTACTCACTCACGACAGGAAAGACCCTGTGGACCGTCCCGGTCGGCATCAAGGTGCCCGACAGCGAAGCGAACTGGCCCGACCTGGCGAAACCGGTGGTGTCGCCGCACCGGAACGTCGTGTACTTCTTCGGCCCGGACGGCGATCTGTCCGGCCTCGACGCGAACACGGGCGAGCGGATCTGGCGCGGTCACGTCGACGCCGGCAAACACGGGGCCATGCCCCAGGCCCTGCTCTACGGGGACGTACTGATCGCCCGGAGTGGCAGCAGGATGGTCTCCTTCCTGCCCAGCCTGGGCGACTGA
- a CDS encoding GlsB/YeaQ/YmgE family stress response membrane protein: protein MGIIAWILIGLLAGAIAKALMPGKDPGGIIVTMLIGIVGGLLGGWLGKVVFGVDSIDGFFDLSTWIAAIAGSVILLALYRLVTGNRHSHRHATR from the coding sequence ATGGGCATCATCGCGTGGATCCTTATCGGCCTGCTCGCCGGCGCCATCGCCAAGGCCCTGATGCCGGGCAAGGACCCGGGCGGCATCATCGTCACCATGCTCATCGGCATCGTCGGCGGTCTGCTCGGCGGCTGGCTCGGCAAGGTTGTCTTCGGCGTCGATTCCATCGACGGGTTCTTCGACCTCTCCACCTGGATCGCCGCGATCGCCGGCTCCGTCATCCTGCTCGCCCTCTACCGTCTCGTCACCGGCAACCGGCATTCGCACCGTCACGCGACCCGCTGA
- a CDS encoding RNA polymerase sigma factor: protein MSVDVEIFETIDAVLGGEHTARIGQDAARIEELASCGFEGLAYEVFEIELIREAEPRLLGMLREGTLARLAVRQCKKRGWKFFVHEDDMSLLRSSPLERDIIMVDVLTEATRKFHRDLQRGQGWKADHHGPRGACSLMSYFIGQCVWVFRRAYVRWARQRVHWAHLHAVYDFTEDAANEAGIGGLLEAASYEIDSEVFSTDFEDILDEQAPHTQAVVRLTVMGFPDAEIAERLKLSPAAARQRRSRFRTVLYQAAREKRIWIPEQLHTKAVTRRQNQRGAA, encoded by the coding sequence GTGAGCGTAGATGTAGAGATCTTCGAGACCATCGACGCGGTGCTGGGCGGGGAGCACACGGCCCGGATCGGGCAGGACGCCGCGCGGATCGAGGAGCTGGCCAGCTGCGGCTTCGAAGGGCTGGCCTACGAGGTGTTCGAGATCGAGCTGATCCGGGAGGCCGAGCCGCGCCTGCTCGGCATGCTCCGCGAGGGCACGCTTGCCCGGCTTGCCGTGAGGCAGTGCAAGAAGCGGGGCTGGAAGTTCTTCGTCCACGAGGACGACATGAGCCTGCTGCGCAGCAGCCCTCTCGAGCGGGACATCATCATGGTCGACGTCCTCACCGAAGCGACACGTAAGTTCCATCGCGACCTGCAGCGTGGACAGGGCTGGAAGGCCGACCACCACGGACCCCGCGGCGCCTGCAGCCTGATGTCGTACTTCATCGGCCAGTGCGTGTGGGTGTTCCGGCGCGCGTACGTGAGATGGGCCAGGCAGCGGGTCCACTGGGCCCATCTGCATGCCGTGTACGACTTCACCGAGGACGCCGCGAACGAAGCCGGCATCGGCGGACTGCTCGAGGCCGCCAGCTACGAGATCGACTCGGAGGTGTTCAGTACGGACTTCGAGGACATCCTCGATGAGCAGGCGCCGCACACGCAGGCGGTCGTACGTCTGACGGTCATGGGCTTTCCCGACGCTGAGATCGCCGAGCGGTTGAAGCTCTCCCCCGCCGCCGCCCGCCAGCGCAGGTCGCGCTTCCGGACGGTCCTGTACCAGGCGGCCCGGGAGAAGCGGATCTGGATCCCGGAACAGCTGCACACCAAGGCCGTCACCCGTCGGCAGAACCAGCGGGGTGCGGCGTGA
- a CDS encoding Gfo/Idh/MocA family oxidoreductase yields MTTQQPLAVGLLGAGRMGSFHAETLAHRLPGVRLVAIADPTPGAARSLGDRLGCATAYTDIGELLADPHIDAVVIATPARTHADLVEAAAKAGKAVYCEKPMAVTLAEADRAIAAAADAGVLLQVGFNRRYDAGFRAAHEKIAAGAIGTPQLLRSLTRDPALADPARIPPWTIFLETLIHDFDVLRHLNPGAEPVEVFAMADALIRPDFKDRGLLDTAIVTIRFDNGALATAEASFQAVYGYDVRAEVLGSAGMLTMGDVRRTHLTAYGPDGVAAACVTYDQHLFHDAYVAELADFTDSVRTERTPSATGEDARAALAIALAAVQSVTTGGPVRVDKLQDL; encoded by the coding sequence ATGACCACCCAGCAGCCTCTCGCCGTCGGCCTCCTCGGCGCCGGACGGATGGGTTCGTTCCACGCCGAGACCCTCGCCCACCGCCTGCCGGGCGTCCGGCTCGTCGCCATCGCCGACCCCACCCCGGGCGCCGCGCGGAGCCTGGGCGACCGGCTCGGCTGCGCCACCGCCTACACGGACATCGGTGAACTGCTCGCCGACCCGCACATCGACGCGGTGGTGATCGCCACCCCGGCCCGTACCCACGCCGACCTGGTCGAGGCGGCCGCCAAGGCGGGCAAGGCGGTCTACTGCGAGAAGCCGATGGCGGTCACCCTCGCCGAGGCCGACCGCGCCATCGCGGCCGCCGCGGATGCGGGCGTGCTCCTCCAGGTGGGCTTCAATCGCCGCTACGACGCGGGCTTCAGGGCCGCCCACGAGAAGATCGCCGCCGGCGCCATCGGCACACCGCAGCTGTTGCGCTCGCTCACCCGCGACCCCGCTCTTGCCGACCCGGCCCGCATACCGCCGTGGACGATCTTCCTGGAGACCCTCATCCATGACTTCGACGTCCTGCGCCACCTCAATCCCGGTGCCGAACCCGTCGAGGTCTTCGCCATGGCGGACGCCTTGATCCGCCCCGACTTCAAGGACCGCGGCCTGCTCGACACCGCCATCGTCACCATCCGCTTCGACAACGGCGCCCTCGCCACCGCCGAGGCCAGCTTCCAGGCCGTCTACGGCTACGACGTACGCGCCGAGGTCCTAGGCTCGGCCGGGATGCTCACCATGGGCGACGTCCGCCGCACCCACCTGACCGCATACGGCCCGGACGGCGTCGCCGCCGCGTGCGTCACCTACGACCAGCACCTCTTCCACGACGCCTATGTGGCCGAACTCGCCGACTTCACCGACAGCGTCCGCACCGAGCGCACCCCCTCCGCCACCGGCGAGGACGCACGCGCTGCCCTGGCCATCGCCCTCGCCGCCGTCCAGTCCGTCACCACCGGCGGTCCCGTCCGCGTCGACAAGCTCCAAGACCTGTGA
- the tpg gene encoding telomere-protecting terminal protein Tpg, with protein sequence MGEIVKGLERALLSRPVPTGDAAVRFLLRAQKGSTKNMAVLLGISQRTVQRWVTTRPGMRRRPSAVHAGLIDEAVRARWQPLVRARRRARAEADGFVFHTRARFGFAAPAGSSDDPRVRLITQYLSGEVARELFAARDAGGGEQQQMVILARALGHAYFRDGGLRAHGLGIAFTDVEFAVFSID encoded by the coding sequence ATGGGAGAGATCGTCAAAGGGCTTGAGCGAGCGCTGCTGAGCCGTCCGGTGCCTACTGGTGACGCCGCTGTGCGTTTCCTGCTCAGGGCGCAGAAGGGCTCCACGAAGAACATGGCTGTCCTCCTGGGGATCTCCCAGCGCACGGTACAAAGGTGGGTCACGACCCGGCCGGGAATGCGTCGCCGTCCAAGTGCTGTGCATGCGGGGTTGATCGATGAGGCCGTCAGGGCACGGTGGCAGCCCCTGGTGCGCGCCCGCCGACGGGCCCGGGCCGAGGCCGACGGGTTTGTCTTCCACACCAGGGCGCGGTTCGGTTTCGCCGCTCCGGCAGGCTCGTCGGACGATCCGCGGGTACGGCTGATCACCCAGTACCTGTCGGGAGAAGTGGCCCGCGAGCTGTTCGCCGCCCGGGACGCCGGCGGGGGTGAGCAGCAGCAGATGGTGATCCTCGCCCGTGCTTTGGGGCATGCCTACTTCCGGGACGGAGGCCTGCGTGCCCATGGGCTCGGAATCGCCTTCACCGACGTGGAGTTCGCCGTTTTCTCCATCGACTGA
- a CDS encoding RNA polymerase sigma factor: MTAEEAKEAVMELLVTHRSHWLALTRRIVSYHHGEDVLQIGIEQIVKTLPTYPKVITNPSGFIATILSRRAVDELRRIHAEARALEKHGAVPEKWTDPDVVEATEGYLRVRAVLSEVLPERQHEAYVLRHVGKFENAEIAEMLGIKVTSVRKDLSLAQAALKDEKVRQRLREHLQD, from the coding sequence ATGACCGCAGAGGAGGCGAAGGAGGCGGTCATGGAGCTCCTCGTCACGCACAGGTCGCACTGGCTCGCGCTCACCAGGCGCATCGTGTCGTACCACCACGGCGAGGACGTCCTGCAGATCGGCATCGAGCAGATCGTCAAAACCCTCCCCACGTACCCGAAGGTCATCACGAACCCCAGCGGGTTCATCGCCACCATTCTCTCCAGGCGGGCCGTGGACGAACTGCGCCGTATTCATGCGGAGGCGCGTGCGCTGGAGAAGCACGGCGCCGTGCCGGAGAAGTGGACGGACCCGGATGTCGTCGAGGCGACGGAGGGGTACCTCCGCGTCCGGGCCGTCCTGAGTGAGGTGCTGCCCGAGCGGCAGCACGAGGCCTACGTGCTGCGTCACGTCGGCAAGTTCGAGAACGCCGAGATCGCCGAGATGCTGGGCATCAAGGTCACCTCGGTACGCAAGGACCTGTCCCTGGCGCAGGCCGCCCTCAAGGACGAAAAGGTGCGTCAGCGCCTGCGTGAGCACCTGCAGGACTAG
- a CDS encoding ATP-binding protein — translation MRRLLERQQAGELATRHVRAVAETVGVSERTVWRWLEQAKTTGQVEAPVRQGYAVSDEVWTLLGEVAGNVAELRRRLAAAGGASVPSASTLHRVIRRDRRAGRALMVEREHVVAGPRRPDPLSELGLNVVAGQGTGGQVILREQKHLAQVPVLVPGAQVVHTSAVRSVLRTVAHAAAVGAVVCLYGDAGQGKTVALQYALSQLPHPARVRRVHVGVHPTVPELRRVLADALELGRRLPRGAVEADLTLVNALRQPRVLVLDEAQRLPGPALEFLRGLWDHPDTDTALVLAGAGSERALRRVPALASRVLTWELVPRLRPGEVAAVMAAFHPLWEDVSEDDVAWVDEHVGHGNFRTWAKLTSHLTAEIYGKSRAVVDRRMLERACARLMGPL, via the coding sequence GTGCGTCGTCTGCTGGAGCGGCAGCAGGCGGGGGAACTGGCCACGCGGCATGTGCGTGCGGTCGCGGAGACGGTGGGTGTCTCGGAGCGTACGGTGTGGCGCTGGCTGGAGCAGGCCAAGACGACCGGGCAGGTGGAGGCGCCGGTCCGGCAGGGGTATGCGGTGTCGGACGAGGTGTGGACGCTGCTGGGCGAGGTGGCAGGGAATGTCGCTGAGCTGAGACGCCGGCTGGCCGCGGCTGGCGGGGCGTCGGTTCCGTCGGCGTCGACACTGCACCGGGTAATCCGCAGGGACCGCCGGGCGGGCCGGGCGTTGATGGTCGAGCGGGAGCACGTGGTGGCCGGGCCACGCAGGCCCGATCCGCTCAGCGAGCTCGGCCTGAACGTCGTGGCCGGCCAAGGCACAGGCGGGCAGGTGATCCTGCGGGAGCAGAAGCATCTGGCGCAGGTTCCGGTCCTGGTGCCGGGCGCGCAGGTGGTGCACACGTCCGCTGTGCGGTCGGTGCTGCGGACGGTCGCGCACGCGGCCGCGGTGGGGGCGGTGGTGTGTCTGTACGGCGACGCCGGCCAGGGCAAGACCGTCGCGCTGCAGTACGCCCTGTCCCAGCTGCCGCACCCGGCCCGGGTCCGCCGGGTCCATGTCGGTGTGCATCCGACGGTGCCGGAACTGCGCCGGGTGCTCGCGGACGCCCTCGAGCTGGGCAGGCGGCTGCCGCGCGGGGCGGTGGAGGCCGACCTGACGCTGGTGAACGCGCTACGGCAGCCCCGCGTGCTGGTGCTGGACGAGGCACAGCGTCTTCCGGGGCCGGCGCTGGAGTTTCTGCGCGGTCTGTGGGACCACCCGGACACGGACACGGCACTCGTGCTGGCGGGCGCGGGCAGCGAACGGGCGCTGCGCCGGGTGCCCGCGCTGGCCTCTCGGGTGCTGACCTGGGAGTTGGTGCCTCGTCTTCGCCCGGGCGAGGTGGCCGCAGTGATGGCGGCCTTCCACCCGCTGTGGGAGGACGTGAGCGAGGACGATGTCGCGTGGGTGGACGAGCATGTGGGCCACGGCAATTTCCGGACCTGGGCGAAGCTCACCTCGCACCTGACCGCCGAGATCTACGGCAAGAGCCGTGCGGTAGTGGACCGCCGGATGCTGGAGCGGGCCTGCGCACGGCTCATGGGGCCGCTGTGA
- a CDS encoding Mu transposase C-terminal domain-containing protein, producing MRRLLALRQDQKLTSRHVRLMAESLEVTERTVWRWLAAAERDESAAAEPGARAQSKGRFSVTPEVRRLLALWKGNVAAVHRELTARAAKGEGEPPPSIPTLHRAIQRDLTPGERAGLAGGERAARKHDVFLARARGWRNQVWETDHVQAAVLVDVEGKARRPWITWFTDCATNAITGVAVTPGDPSRESVLAALRSAVLREDPYGPIGGLPEKVRVDRGKDFLSRTVTAAFDLLDVTVEDLPAYTPHLKGTVEGLNRAVESMFLAALPGYARQPRPGKRASRPKDEVLLGFEDFTARLLAWTLWWNTEHRPAPLRGKTPLEAWQGDPTPLRDVPATDLWTFTLEDAGTRTLTTRGIRFRKRDYVGPWMTGQTGIQVRIRFMPHHDHRIEVYHAATGRYLGPADLADQATEEQVSAVRRARAARARRLKKDLEASQRERYAAAIQPEAPQRLGALTTAQAEAELAQTAGTDLAQLAMPDLIPPAAPPADWRTPPSLATRTTPCLPAPVPSEPASDGPLEPNAQTAEDGDAS from the coding sequence GTGCGCCGGCTGCTCGCCCTGCGGCAGGACCAGAAACTGACGTCCCGCCATGTACGGCTGATGGCGGAGTCGTTGGAGGTGACCGAGCGCACGGTGTGGCGGTGGCTTGCCGCTGCCGAGCGTGACGAGTCCGCGGCTGCGGAGCCCGGGGCGCGGGCCCAGAGCAAAGGGCGCTTCTCCGTCACTCCGGAGGTGCGCCGCCTGCTGGCCTTGTGGAAGGGCAACGTCGCGGCGGTCCATCGTGAGCTGACCGCTCGCGCGGCCAAGGGCGAGGGGGAGCCTCCTCCGTCGATCCCGACGCTGCACCGGGCGATCCAGCGGGATCTGACGCCGGGGGAGCGGGCGGGGCTTGCGGGAGGGGAACGTGCGGCACGCAAGCACGATGTGTTCCTGGCCCGGGCGCGCGGCTGGCGCAACCAGGTGTGGGAGACCGACCACGTCCAAGCGGCGGTGCTGGTCGACGTCGAGGGCAAGGCCCGCAGGCCGTGGATCACCTGGTTCACCGACTGCGCGACGAACGCGATCACCGGTGTCGCGGTCACGCCGGGGGATCCGTCGCGGGAGTCGGTACTGGCCGCGCTGCGCTCCGCGGTCCTGCGCGAGGACCCCTACGGCCCGATCGGCGGCCTGCCCGAGAAGGTACGGGTGGACCGCGGTAAGGACTTCCTGTCCCGGACGGTGACCGCCGCGTTCGATCTCCTCGACGTGACGGTGGAGGACCTGCCCGCCTACACCCCCCACCTCAAGGGCACCGTGGAGGGCCTGAACCGGGCGGTGGAGAGTATGTTCCTGGCCGCGCTGCCCGGCTATGCCCGCCAGCCGCGCCCCGGCAAACGGGCTTCCCGCCCGAAGGACGAAGTGCTGCTCGGCTTCGAGGACTTCACCGCCCGGCTGCTGGCCTGGACGCTCTGGTGGAACACCGAGCACCGCCCGGCGCCGTTGCGGGGAAAGACTCCGCTTGAGGCGTGGCAGGGGGATCCCACTCCGCTGCGGGACGTGCCCGCGACGGATCTGTGGACGTTCACCCTGGAGGACGCCGGCACCCGCACGCTGACCACCCGCGGCATCCGCTTCAGGAAACGCGACTACGTGGGGCCGTGGATGACCGGCCAGACCGGGATCCAGGTCCGCATCCGCTTCATGCCCCACCACGACCACCGCATCGAGGTGTACCACGCGGCCACTGGCCGCTATCTGGGTCCCGCGGACCTGGCCGACCAGGCCACCGAGGAACAGGTCAGCGCCGTACGGCGAGCACGGGCCGCCCGTGCGCGCCGTCTGAAGAAGGACCTGGAGGCTTCCCAGCGCGAGCGCTACGCCGCCGCCATCCAGCCCGAGGCACCTCAGCGGCTCGGCGCGCTGACCACCGCGCAGGCCGAGGCCGAACTCGCCCAGACTGCCGGGACCGACCTCGCGCAGCTCGCAATGCCGGACCTCATCCCGCCCGCCGCGCCCCCGGCCGACTGGCGTACCCCGCCTTCCCTCGCCACCCGGACCACGCCCTGCCTGCCTGCTCCCGTCCCGTCCGAACCTGCCTCCGACGGCCCACTCGAACCCAATGCACAGACTGCTGAAGACGGAGACGCCTCGTGA